The Capsicum annuum cultivar UCD-10X-F1 chromosome 1, UCD10Xv1.1, whole genome shotgun sequence sequence TGTGCATCTTCTTTGCAAaactttattattgttttaagaaaatcaacaatataactaataacttactttagaattttaagatttaatcattcactttcaggcattattattattttttggttatcttttctttatttgttcatcatttgtTTGTTGTTCTCACTTTGTGGTGTTCTTAAGTTGGAAGAAGgtacgtgtaacttttgaatgagacaGTAGAATCGTTGTTAACATGTGTTCTGTAGAGTGTTAAAGctaagcaaaaaaaatatttttctttgtgatatatcttatttacaaaattaaagctcGTATGCAATCATGCAATTTGTTTTCGGATTTGACCAATAAGTATTTTTAAGTttatggagttttttttttttttttggctaaaattatttggagggatattatcatcttgataatttgaaaagaaataactcacattgaataaattgaaaaagatataGAAAAGACTTAAAGAAATTTGCGGGCATTTTTGTCCGAACAATGTATTAAATAATACCACACTTTAATGCATggattatcaaaataatacatcCTCCCAAACGGCTCCATAGTGAGATAACTAATCCCCGGATTAATTTATCCTGAAATAACTTATTCCCAACCAAATGACCCTTAAGGGGCTGTTTGGTGTGGGGTATAAcggataaataattttttgaaataaaatgaaaatttattttatctcatgtttggttggagaTCTTAGTTAGTATCGAGATTCTTTATCCCACtgtttacaccatagtgatgagataagttatctcatatacatgATTGGATAGCTGATCTCAAATAATTTCgaataactaattttaaaattcattatcttGAAATAACTCTTTCCCAATCAAACTACCCATATAGTCGTACTACTGAACTTATGCCTaaggcaaaaaaaataaattataacaatAATCTGAAGGTAAAAGTCATGCCATAAAAGACATAAATTTGAGTATATGATCTTCTTAAGATTGAGGAGTGGAATGTATTTTCTTCATTGTTAAAGAGAAAGATTAAAGTACGGATATATCGCCAAAGCTACAAGAATGGATAACTGCTGAATATATATGAAGTAATTGAGCAACCTATAACAATTTGTTAGCTATTTTAATTAATGAAACAAAATGAAGCATATTAAAGCTACAAGAATATTATAGCCAAGTActattacaattttaattagtcATAACTTGAATTGAGAAATGGGGGCATTGGAACTTCCACAACCCCTTCTAACATATGTACTACCCTTCTGATGGAGGGCCTGATATTTGGATCCTCTTGAATGCACCACATTGCCACTTTTACTAGCTTCTCTACCTACCTCATGTCGCTTAGCGCCTCGTCATCATCTTGTACTAGATTATGTAGCAGTCTCGAGTGGAAACAGTCATACACCCGGTCGATCAGTATTATTTCCTCTTCATTCTCCATTGCGGTGTCCATACACTTCCGGCAGCAAATCGTTTCTAACAAAACAATGCCATAGCTATAAACATCTACTTTGGCAGTCACGGCTGTGTTCCTGAACCATTCTGGTGCAACATAGCCTTTGGTCCCTCTAATGCCTGTCAGAGTCCGAGTTTGATCCTTCATCAAAAGTTTTGCCAATCCGAAATCAGAAATCCTTGCTTCAAATGAATCATCAAGCAGGATGTTTTGAGGCTTTATATCACAGTGGATGATCTGTGTGCTGCACTCTTCGTGCAAATACAAGATCCCTCTAGAACCATACTTCCTGAAAAATTCATAATCGCTCTGTTGGTCATAATAATATAAAGGTAACCTGACTCATTAAAGATTAGCCTGTTTCCGGTCACATTAGGATAGCCTGTATCAACCGTGTGGCTCCAAAAGTATGCCTCGTATGCATTTCCTGTTGGTAGTGCAAAGGTGTTCAGCACAAGATTGCCATCGGGTATCAACCGGAACTCAAAATGCCCCCTGGAGAAGTTATTCTGTGATGTCCTAGAAGACAGTGACTTTGTAGTGTCTATTGTTTGTGTAGGCAAGATTGTATCAGAAGGGTGATCAAAACTTTGCCACAGAAGGCTAGATTCGCTGCTAGCAAGGATGAAATTCCCTGTATCCAACAAAGAAGCATAAGAAACACCTGTGTCTAGAAAACTTGGTGGAATTGACCACCTGGATTCTCAAGAACAACTTGACCATCCGTTTTTAGCTCAAGTTTAGATCCTTCTGGAGCTGGCTCATCTCCATTTGCATATCAAACCAGTGTTTTGTTTGGTATTTTGTCGAACCAGATTTGATGAAAGCCTGACGCAAAGTCACCAGAAGGTGATAGCCATGCTGAAGAATTACCAGATGCAACAAGGGACGACCCAAGAGTGATGTTACTAGCCTGCGCAAATGCAACAAATCGTGCAgcaagaaaaagaacaagaaagcCAAGAAGCTGCAGAAAATGGTTTTCCATATGGTGAATTATTAGATCATCAAAGTCCTGGGAAAATTGAGAAGTAGGAGTATAACTGATAGAGGTTTTCTCAATCTTATGTCTGGGCTTGTAACGTGCTATTCCTTCATTGACTGGgcacttgatttaatgaacaaaaaccAAGGCGACTTtaagtcttttttttcttttttccccaGAATAGAGTCATCGTCAGGAATATGACTGCCAACTAATCCCGTGTGGAGAAGTCAGACTGAGAATTTTACCGCTGACACTTCTATCACTAGTTTTACTCGTTTTCCACTTGGGGTCACACACCTCTACCATTCCATTACGTACCCAGTGGGCAACTCTGCCTACAAGTCTTAAGCAAGTAGAGGAAAACCACCTAGTAGTTATTTTGTCTCTACTAAGATCTGAACTTTGGTGTCACCATTGGTGACACGAGGCTATTCTATATGCTTAATCCAAATGTATCTGCAAGCATGCATATCATACTTGATCGAATATCCTCGCAACTCCAGCGACAATGACATCCTTTGCAACGGAACAAGAAACGGAgcaacacaacaaaataaattacaataatcaaTTGGGGATAACAAATCAGAACTTCGCGAGAAGCTAATGGATATGATAATAAGTTCAAAATCTACACAATCAACAATGCAAAACAACCGGATCAGTGTTTGTTTTACATCCCCTTGATTCATGCTTCCCGAATCACATCCTTGTATAACTGGAAGAGAATCTTGTAAAGGAAATCTCAAATTGTTAAATTGACTGCCTTGCCGGCCTAAGTTTAGCTATAACATCTTTTAGAAACCTGCCCATCCAGCAGGTTGGGTCGCTGATTTGCTATCTATATTCTTTAGTTCACCATAGCGCTGAGAATTTTTTGACTCATTGAATGTAGCCATCATCTGAGAGCTGGAAACTGGCACAGCCCTAAAGCTATCGGTTCCAAATGATGATGTATTTATTTCAGATGTCTCTCTGTTCTGGTGGCCATTTCTTGTCCTGACAGATCTGGGATTAGCGTTAACTGGAGTAGCTTGTTGCTTTGGATCATCATCAGCAAATGCTTGCCAGGGCTTTGAATCTGGACTCACGTGACTCTGGCCAAATAATCCTTGCTGAAGTTCCCAAACTGTTCctccaatattattttttttctgtatcaaaaatgattttaaattgataaTTATTGAAAAGTCAGTTATAAATGTACTAACAATGTGAGTTTAAGAGCAAAGGATGTACCGGTGGAGTACTGGATGGTTGACTTCCAGGAGAAGCTTGATTCCTCGTGGTGTCTCGACTTGGTGATGGAGTTCTAGCAGCAAGAGCTTGTTTAAGCTCCTGTATCTCCTGCCGCTGTGATCGGCATATTGCAGATAGCTTTTCATATTTAGATGCTATTTCAGACTTCTCCATGTTGGCTCGTGACAGCTGTTGCTTCAGTTTCTCAACCTCAGCTTCCATGAGCTCTTTTTTCTCTGGTTGTTTAGCGTTATTTCCAGGGTTTGGTTTATTGGTACAGAATTCTGCAACAAAAGCATTGTATGCTTCACCCTGGGAGCCAGTTGGCCCCTCTGACTTTGACGATTTATTACTCCCAACATTGAGACCTGAATCATCCTGGAAAAGGTTTATTTCAAAATCCCTTGATGAGGCTTCCCCTGCTCTATTGGCTGGTTTAGGTTGCATATTATTTTGCACAGGGTGGGAGCTGAGACTTTCCTCTTTCAAGGGGCTAGTTTTATAAGAAACTGGAACCTTATTGGGATGACTCTTGTCATAGCTTGAGGAACTGTGCCGTATCTCTTCATCAAATTTGGGTCTGGTTGTCTCCTCTGAAACGGAGGCACTTGTCGCATGCTGGGTATTCCAGAATGCACCAATTGGACCAGTAGCCACACCAGTTTTTGAATTATGTGATGCAAGAGACGCGTTAGGATTAGATTCTGCAGCCGGAGGAGGCGGTGGAGGATTTCTGCTGGGCATTGGACTAGTCTTACCTGCAGCTCTCGAAAATCCTGAAAATATAGCAGGTATTAGAttcattgaagtggtgagccagGATTTGGCACTTCATGGTGTCTACATCCACAATGCAGTAGAGGTATCACATTCCATATAACTGACAAAATGAATTTTAGATGAGGGAAATTTGGTTCTTTATTACTATAAAATAGTAGGTTAAATGAGTAAATTGACTCAGTGCAGTAATCTATCCAAAGTTACCATCCTACAAACTTCATggataaaatattaatcaataacAAACCTGAGAAATACCTATGAGTAGTTCACAATGAAAACGAAAGATCTGGGAAAAATGTTCTCACCTTCATGCCCATCAATACCTTGTTTCTGCATTTCAGGGGGTCTATCGGGTAACAACTTTTGCAGCTCATCAGGCAACAGACCATTTGCACGGAACCACACCTgccataaaatcaaacaaattgaGTTAGAAAGCTTTAGAGTAAGGTCAGCCCTTATGATTGCTATGGGCAGCACCGCTCTACAACTAACCTAAGTTTATGCAGATGAATGGCCAATCAAGCAAAGCGCTTGCCTGCGTGATATCTGGTCTGGCATCTGGTGATGACTGAAGCATATCTCTTATTAGATCTATGATTGAAGCACGGTATTTTGGTAATTCTGGAATCCGGTAATTGCCATTTAAAACTTGAAGTTTTGATTCACCATCAAATGCAGACTTGAAGTAGCATATCCGAAAGAGTAAACAGCCAAGGGCCTGCAAGACAAAAGTGTCGTTGTCTTCTAAGATAATCCCGTAAGTCTAGGTAGAAGAATTCTTTTTGATTGTTAAAGAAAAATCTAGGTAAAGGATTTGCTGTTTCCAAAATCATCTTATATGATACTGTATCTTCAGTCTGCTAAACTTACCCATATGTCTACCTTCTCATTTATAAGTTCTCTTCGATACAAATCCCACATCTAATGCAAGAAAAGAAGGGATACAGAAGTCAGCAATCAATACCATCAAAGATAACAATAATCAGTAACAAAATAACAATAATCAGTAACAAGTCCTCAATCAACCTCAGGAGCTCTGTATGCAGGTGTAGTGTGTTTCCTTATGTTGTCCTCCTCGATTCCCATTTCTTCAGGTTTCTCAAAACGTTTGTGATTGGTTGAAGTACTGCCAAAATCACACAACTTCCACAATCCATCAGCACCCAGCAAAAGGTTCTCGGCCTTTAAATCTCTGTAGAACAGGAAACACAGtatagaatgaaaaaaaaaaaagagaaatgatgtAAATAAATTCAGTGCAGCCGGTGACAGTTTTGCCATCATTGGATCTCTTAACTGTTCATTTTTGTAATTGAAATTCCTAGCCACTTATTTCAATAACTTGAAACAACTCAAAGTCATAAAATTGTATTCGGAATCAACAGAACCATTGAAGTGATCATTCAGTAGTTCTAACCACAAACAAGGGAAAGCATAACAGATGACAATTTAAGGGAATGAACAAAATTAAGCTGAAAGCAAATATATAGACAGACATGGATTACATGACAACATAGTTACCATAAGATGCAAAATACTGAAATAGTCCAAGCAAAGAAAGAGGAATTATGAAGCCCTAAATCACTAAACAGATGaaacatagtaaaattattacaaaCAAAGCCTAACCTCAACTGAAATTAGTGCTAAAAGAAAGTTTCTTGTCGTCATTTTAGAAAACTATTCGGGCTTAAGAGTTTCCATCTTTACCTGTGAGCTATGGGTGGGGATTGGCAGTGCATAGCAAAGACCGCGTTGCACACATCCCTGAATATTAATAGGACCTGTTTCTCCTCAAAGAAGCCAGCTCCTCGGTTCTCAAGGACACTAACCAAGGACTGGTCACAATATTCCATGACAAGGAGAGCTTCCTTTGTACGACCCACATCCAAGATTGCATGCGCATGAAGTGTAACAATATTAGGATGGCCCTTAAGCGATTTCATCACTGAAATCTCTTTCAATACTAGATCAAGTGATTCTTCATCATTAACAATAATATGCTTCAATGCATACTGCTTTGAACCATGTAGCACATCTCGGGCTAAATAAACACAAGAGAATCCGCCCTCTGCAATTGCATTGCGCACGTGAACTTTGAGATTGCCAATATCAATGGTGCGACCTTCAAGCCCAGTCTGTTCCTTGGGCATAAAAGGTTTGAATCTCCACATCTTAAATAATTCTATCAAGAGAGAGAAAACCACTAAGAACCATGGCAGAGATAGGAGATTTAGCAAAATAAACAGTGAAATTAGAATCTGTTTAAGTGAACTAGCTATACAACCAGCATGAGAATACCGATAACACTGCAGATATTTAAATTAGAGAGGCACAAACAACAATATTACCGCAAAAACATCACTCCTACAaatacaagaataaaaataaaaaaggtgttaaacatttttcagaaatagatcttttcttcttttggcaTGTGAGGGGCAAGAAGGCCGTCAAATTTAAGCTTCCACAGGATCAGGAGTAACAAACAAGAACAACTACAAACTTCGATCATGTTTAAGAGTGAGTTAGCTAAATAAATAAAGTAGGAACAAACTGGAGCTGCAGGCCCTTGAATCAGATCAATATTTGGGACTGATGACATATGGGAAAACTCAAGAACCTTGACCGATGAAAAAAATGGTCCCGTATCACTAATATAGATTTATTGTCCATAAGGTCCTGCTAGACAATATTACTGCAGACAAATGTCCGAAGATCTATCCACCACCATAATAACCTTTAATGTACAGAGATATTTATGGTAAAAGATCCTTTCTTATAGAAAGATAATCACTGAATCTATTCACTACCAATACAAGTAGATACCGAGCTCCATTTAATGCTTGAAACATTCTTCTACTATGacatagagaaagaaagaaagctgTGCTTTTAGTGATCAATTATTGCAGTGGACTGCCAAATATTAATGGAACACCAAAATTAAAGACAAGCAAGATTCTATATGAACCGTTCTGTCCGTATAATCTACATGTTACTGTTATTATAAGCCTAATTGATTGCCCTTTGTCCCCGTTTTAAGGAGTTAACATGTAGTCTACTGAATGTATCAAGTGTGATCAAATTTgttgatttcttctcttcttttatgAATAAGTAGATAAAATTGGTTATTATATGATAATGATAATCAGCAGAGCTATCTAAACCTGATTATTTTGGAAGTgatgaagagaaaaaataattaaagtaatgAGTACAGTATTCCAATTTAAAAAAATGCCCACGCTGAgcttcattaaatttttttaatttgtacaaTTATAAACTTGCAATCCAGCAAATGTTTGCCTGTAGAGCACCGAATTAGCCTTGAAACACACACAAACATGCCATTTCCACGCAGATTCAAATCAGTCACATAAAACATAGACATATTTCAAGTTCACTGCATTACAATTGTGTCCAAGTTTTTTCAATATAGTGAACTTATTTTGTTCTATAAgtaatgatattattataatgGTATAACAGCAGTTAAGACAGTGCATTGATAATTACAAATTATAAAGTGTGCAAAGTTCAAATCATATCTAACATGGAATCTACATCATTTACAAAGGCCATGTTGCACCAAAAGGCTAGAAAGGAAACACAATTGTGCTTAAGTATGTAAGTTGCTCTATGTTTGTCTTCAACAAATTTCACACGGCTACATTTTTGCTTttctaactttttattctttttacaGATCCAACAAACTCAAGCTGCTGTCAACTGTTAAATCCTGAAGGGTTTCTGCTTACAGAAACAGACCCTGAGGCGAGATAATGCTGCTTCAGTCCATTATCTCAAGGAGTAAGTTTCTTTCCTGAGCATCTACTAACCTTTAGCGCTGTACTACTTTCTTAGAGAACCTCCATAGCACTAACCTCTGCATGTTTCCcgaaactacaacaacaacatcccaAGTGCAGTTCCGTGAGTGGAATCTAGGGATggtagagtatacgcagaccTTATCCCTAActtgggaggtagagaggctCTTTCCGATAGATCCTCAGCTAAAGGGACATTATATCAAAGCAGATACCAAAAAAGCATGACAAAGCATTCCGAAAAAAAGAACCGTATCTACAACAAAATAGTGCGATAAAAAAAGTATAAGAGACAGTAGATAGAGACAAAAATCTGAGGACAAGCAACTATAGGAGAAATACTACTTCTACTACTACTATTCCCAAAACTCTGGGATGATTTCTCATTGACAACATGAAATGCCAAAAATGTACATATACTGATATAGCTTAGTATGCTACAATTAAAATATACTGAAGTTTAATAAATCAGATGCCGAAATCTAACATAATAATGTCTTATCAGGCAATGGATCCAAATTCCCACAAAAAGATTCTTTATCTATAACCAAAATAGTAAACTAGAAGATCCATTTACACCCAATAACAGCTCCACAAGATCAAATTTTGATCAAGCAAAACAAAATCAATTGATACCATATACCAAATCAAGACTGAAGAAACAATTTTTACAGTATTGAAACCCCAAAGAAAAATCAAGATAACATTTAACTAATCCAATGATAGTTCAAGAACCAACTTATCTGACTAAAACGAGCACTACCCAATTTCACTAAATCCAAGAAATGACTAAAAATATTGTAAAATTCTACCTTGATGCAGCAAGATACCGATTGAGCACAAGAAAACAAGTCAAGCCAAATCAAGAAAGCAAATAAAATTTCCTAAAGTCAGTGCATTTAAGAagctttgattttaaaaaaaatgatgggATCTGTGAGTGAAGATTTGGGTTCTTGGGATTCAGGGGATTTTGCTTGCTGGTGAGATCTAAAGAAAAAGTGTATAGTAATCTTTTTATTCTATGGATTGTGTTTTCGCCAATTGGCTCTATATGCCTTTTTATTCTAAGGgaaatcactttttttttctctgaTTATTACTATAgactatattgattttttttatttcttttatttttggtttgtttgtttgttttcagTGGTGATGTTTCATCTGATTTCTTTATCCTTTTTTACTCCATTAAGACAtctgtttttcctttttcctcaTTTTCTAATATTCAAAggggaaatagaaaaaaagttaaaGTATTCTGATGGAAAAAATTATCAGgtgatctttttcttttctagatTATATAAATGTTTCTTTTAGAGTTGATTAATATTTCTCCAATTGCTAAGAATAATTATGTGCAGTAAGTTACTTTAAAAAGTTAAAGAGTAT is a genomic window containing:
- the LOC107855199 gene encoding G-type lectin S-receptor-like serine/threonine-protein kinase LECRK1, yielding MENHFLQLLGFLVLFLAARFVAFAQASNITLGSSLVASGNSSAWLSPSGDFASGFHQIWWSIPPSFLDTGVSYASLLDTGNFILASSESSLLWQSFDHPSDTILPTQTIDTTKSLSSRTSQNNFSRGHFEFRLIPDGNLVLNTFALPTGNAYEAYFWSHTVDTGYPNVTGNRKYGSRGILYLHEECSTQIIHCDIKPQNILLDDSFEARISDFGLAKLLMKDQTRTLTGIRGTKGYVAPEWFRNTAVTAKVDVYSYGIVLLETICCRKCMDTAMENEEEIILIDRVYDCFHSRLLHNLVQDDDEALSDMR
- the LOC107855202 gene encoding probable serine/threonine-protein kinase DDB_G0280111, which codes for MWRFKPFMPKEQTGLEGRTIDIGNLKVHVRNAIAEGGFSCVYLARDVLHGSKQYALKHIIVNDEESLDLVLKEISVMKSLKGHPNIVTLHAHAILDVGRTKEALLVMEYCDQSLVSVLENRGAGFFEEKQVLLIFRDVCNAVFAMHCQSPPIAHRDLKAENLLLGADGLWKLCDFGSTSTNHKRFEKPEEMGIEEDNIRKHTTPAYRAPEMWDLYRRELINEKVDIWALGCLLFRICYFKSAFDGESKLQVLNGNYRIPELPKYRASIIDLIRDMLQSSPDARPDITQVWFRANGLLPDELQKLLPDRPPEMQKQGIDGHEGFSRAAGKTSPMPSRNPPPPPPAAESNPNASLASHNSKTGVATGPIGAFWNTQHATSASVSEETTRPKFDEEIRHSSSSYDKSHPNKVPVSYKTSPLKEESLSSHPVQNNMQPKPANRAGEASSRDFEINLFQDDSGLNVGSNKSSKSEGPTGSQGEAYNAFVAEFCTNKPNPGNNAKQPEKKELMEAEVEKLKQQLSRANMEKSEIASKYEKLSAICRSQRQEIQELKQALAARTPSPSRDTTRNQASPGSQPSSTPPKKNNIGGTVWELQQGLFGQSHVSPDSKPWQAFADDDPKQQATPVNANPRSVRTRNGHQNRETSEINTSSFGTDSFRAVPVSSSQMMATFNESKNSQRYGELKNIDSKSATQPAGWAGF